A genomic window from Sceloporus undulatus isolate JIND9_A2432 ecotype Alabama chromosome 9, SceUnd_v1.1, whole genome shotgun sequence includes:
- the LOC121916175 gene encoding uncharacterized protein LOC121916175: MGMERPLLPQRPQRTTFLICATFFCSFLGALSHLVQLPPVQVFGTLRKSILLSVNNISVSEKLITVEWDFQPQNGKRLIIAEIREGKRERPNPKDRFGPRLELENETTLRIRNLEEEDSGTYWARVRFHPVKIQLHTFDLMVYNPVPEPWILLFQEASNSSSKCNVTLRCLVSEKGGLNVSWRIGDAIEPLEGGLDWHQLSSEGWSLHLSNLSNPMDSRVTCLVSNPADRKSASIDLTGTCSFQGGRERHLWLVFPIVTMIAIVFALAAGFWIWKKRKEQPHTEGTLGL, translated from the exons GTGCCTTAAGTCATCTGGTACAATTGCCTCCTGTTCAGGTGTTTGGGACACTGAGAAAATCCATCCTGCTGTCTGTCAATAACATTTCCGTATCAGAAAAACTGATAACAGTCGAATGGGACTTCCAGCCACAAAATGGAAAACGATTAATCATTGCTGAAATCAGAGAAGGAAAACGGGAGCGTCCCAATCCCAAAGACCGCTTTGGGCCGCGGTTGGAACTGGAGAATGAGACCACGCTGAGGATCCGAaatttggaggaggaggacagcgGAACCTATTGGGCTCGGGTTAGGTTTCATCCAGTAAAGATTCAATTACATACCTTCGACCTCATGGTCTACA ATCCTGTTCCGGAGCCATGGATCCTTCTCTTCCAAGAAGCCTCTAATTCTTCATCCAAATGCAATGTAACTTTGCGGTGTTTGGTGTCCGAAAAGGGAGGACTGAATGTCTCCTGGAGAATTGGGGATGCTATTGAACCCTTAGAAGGAGGTTTGGACTGGCACCAACTTTCCTCCGAGGGATGGAGCCTCCACCTGTCCAACCTTTCCAACCCAATGGACTCCAGGGTCACCTGCTTGGTCTCCAATCCGGCCGATCGGAAGAGTGCATCTATTGACTTGACCGGCACCTGCTCCTTTCAAG GTGGCAGAGAAAGACACTTGTGGCTGGTTTTTCCCATTGTGACTATGATTGCGATTGTGTTTGCGTTGGCGGCAGGCTTCTGgatttggaagaaaaggaaggaacagccCCACACTGAAG gaacTCTTGGACTCTGA
- the LOC121915020 gene encoding uncharacterized protein LOC121915020: MDFPCSGLPFLLFLLWFPGTANLPAKVRHVDSTLGGSVLFPITISSMKTVAEIEWKFETERGLALLIAEFSDGKLVRPNPRDRFGQRLEMVDETTLKIKDLEREDSGVYMARVMLATFTVLEYFFNLTVYSAINDPVGIPFRQVSGVLGRSVLLSISSISPSDEIGKIEWDFQPQNGTGLYIAEFKDGKLECPNPKDHFGMRLELENETTLRIRNLEEEDSGVYRARVRLLPAKIEEYSFRLTVYDPVPEPQILLLQETPDSLARCNVTLWCLVSEKGGLNVSWRTGDAFKPLEEDLDWYRFSSEGWSLHLSNLSNPMDSSVTCLVSNLADQKSASINLTNACSHPGPRSCFSWVRITFAIGLVFKIAIVTFLNLLERKDRVHS, encoded by the exons ATGGACTTTCCCTGCTCTGGGCTTCCATTCTTGCTCTTCCTTCTCTGGTTCCCAG GCACTGCAAATCTTCCAGCAAAGGTACGTCATGTGGACAGCACCCTCGGAGGGTCGGttttatttcccatcactatctCCTCAATGAAAACGGTGGCTGAAATCGAATGGAAATTCGAGACTGAAAGGGGTCTGGCTCTCCTGATCGCTGAGTTTTCCGATGGGAAACTGGTCCGGCCGAATCCCAGGGACAGATTTGGGCAGCGGCTGGAAATGGTGGATGAAACCACATTGAAGATTAAAGACTTGGAGAGGGAAGACAGTGGCGTCTACATGGCGCGCGTGATGTTGGCCACCTTCACCGTTCTTGAGTACTTCTTCAATCTCACCGTTTACA GTGCCATAAATGATCCGGTGGGGATTCCTTTCCGTCAGGTCAGTGGGGTCCTGGGAAGATCAGTCCTGCTGTCTATCAGTAGCATTTCCCCATCAGATGAAATTGGGAAAATTGAATGGGACTTCCAGCCACAAAATGGGACAGGATTATACATTGCTGAATTCAAAGATGGGAAACTGGAGTGTCCCAATCCGAAAGACCACTTTGGGATGCGGTTGGAACTGGAGAATGAGACCACGCTGAGGATCCGAaatttggaggaggaggacagcgGAGTCTATAGAGCTCGGGTTAGGCTTCTTCCTGCAAAGATCGAAGAGTACTCTTTCCGTCTCACAGTCTATG ATCCCGTTCCGGAGCCACAGATTCTTCTCCTCCAAGAAACTCCTGACTCTTTGGCCAGGTGCAACGTGACTTTGTGGTGTTTGGTGTCCGAAAAGGGAGGACTCAACGTCTCCTGGAGAACTGGAGATGCTTTTAAACCCTTAGAAGAAGATTTGGACTGGTACCGGTTCTCCTCCGAGGGATGGAGCCTCCACCTGTCCAACCTTTCCAACCCAATGGACTCCAGTGTCACCTGCTTAGTCTCCAATCTGGCCGATCAGAAGAGCGCCTCCATCAACTTGACCAACGCTTGCTCCCATCCAG ggCCACGGAGCTGTTTCTCTTGGGTCAGGATCACTTTTGCCATTGGCCTCGTGTTCAAGATCGCCATCGTCACGTTCCTGAACCTTCTGGAAAGGAAAGACCGGGTCCACAGCTGA